CTAAATCCCCACGGGCAATCATAATCCCATCCGCAACTTTGGCAATCTGAGGGAAATTTTCTACACCTAGGCGATTTTCTATTTTCGCAATAATCGGCATATCCCCACGCCCGCAATCTGCTAAGCACTTGCGCATGCTCTCGATATCTTCAGCACAGCGCACAAAGGAAGCCGCAATAACATCAACCCCCTGATCGACTCCAAATTTAAGATCATGGATATCCTTATCGGTCATGAAAGGAAGAGCTAAATCAATTTCTCTGATACTTAAAGACTTATGAGACTTCAGCTCTCCAGAATTAATAAATTCTAACTCTAACCAATCGTTACCAGCAGAAGTGACAACAGCTTGGAGATACCCATCGTCGATCAAAACATCAGTACCTTCACGCACAAAAGGGAATACGCATTGAGGATGTAAAGTGACTCCCCCTTCGAGAGAGCCCTCGATCTCTTTCTCTAATAAAGTGATTTTCTGACCTCGTGACACCTGAATGGGCGTGGGAATCTTGCCTAAACGAATTTCTGGACCTTTAGTGTCCAACATAATCGCTAAAGGCGCTCCTTTTTTCTCTCGCAACTCTTTAAGAAGACTGATTGTCTGACCATGACTTTCATGAGTACCATGACTAAAATTTAACCTGGCGACGTTCATACCCGCGTCTAACAGCTTCTCGAGCATTTCCGGAGTATTTGTTGCTGGACCTATAGTACAAATGATTTTCGTTCTTGCGATCATACTTCCCTAATTTATCAAACCAATCAAAAACTTTTTTTATCTTATAGCTAACGTTCTTCTCTACTCAAGACACGATACATGATTTGATCTTAATTTGTACGTTGAAATACCCAATTAAATACAATTTTATAGAATATATCGCGCCTTCCTATCCTTTAATCAGGTAAAAGGCAGGCTGGGATTTTTTTTCTTTCTATAAAGTTAAAAGTAAATCAAACTAGTTTCTATTAAGTAGTTATAATTATCCATGTAGAAAATTTCTTCTTATTTCTAAAATTATTGTGAGATCTATGCCCAGTTTACCCGTTCGTATTTCCGGTATTACCGTGAGAAATCTGAAAAATATCTCCATAGAATTTCTACCAGGAGAAATTGTCCTACTCACAGGGGTATCAGGATCTGGAAAATCTTCGTTAGCTTTTGATACTGTGTATGCCGCAGGAAGAAAACGGTATCTATCCACGCTACCTTCATTTTTTGCGACGAATTTATCTTCTTTACCTGAACCTACCGTTGAAAGCATCCAAGGCTTATCTCCAACGATTGCTGTTAAGCAAAATCATTTTGCTTATCACTCTCATGCTACTATCGGCAGTGTTACAGAACTTTCCCAACACCTTGCGTTGCTATTTTCCCTAGACGGGGAGGCTAGAGATCCCGTAAGTAACAAACCACTGCATCTACAAAGCAAAGAAAAGATTCTTGCCACACTTGCCCAGATCCCTGAGGGCACGCAAATCACACTACTTGCTCCTTTACCAGATACAAGTAGCTTAGCAATTCAAGAATGCGTCAGGCAGGGATATACTAAAATCCGCATGCATAATGAAATCTCATCCATCTATCCTTTGTTATCGTCGCCTCTGACTACTGATCACCCTATCGACATTGTTGTGGATGCTTTCATTAAAAATGAAAGTAACAATGCAAGAATGAAAGTGAGCTTATTTGCAGCTCTGCAACTAGGTCAGGGGCGCTGCTCTATACATACCGGATCCCAAGAAGAGACCTTTTCTACCCAAGTATATATACCAGAAACCCAACAAACTTATACGCCATTAACGCGACAATTGTTTTCTCCCCATAACCTAGAAGATCGTTGTTTTAAGTGCCAGGGAACAGGAGTTCTGATCACCATTGAAGACCCCTCTCTTATCCAAAATCATTTATCGATCCGAGAAAACTGTTGTAAGCTTGCTGGAAACTGCTCGACGTATTTTTACCATGCCCTTTATCAATCTCTAGCGGACACGTTAAACTTCAGCTTAGATACTCCG
Above is a genomic segment from Chlamydia abortus containing:
- the pyk gene encoding pyruvate kinase, producing MIARTKIICTIGPATNTPEMLEKLLDAGMNVARLNFSHGTHESHGQTISLLKELREKKGAPLAIMLDTKGPEIRLGKIPTPIQVSRGQKITLLEKEIEGSLEGGVTLHPQCVFPFVREGTDVLIDDGYLQAVVTSAGNDWLELEFINSGELKSHKSLSIREIDLALPFMTDKDIHDLKFGVDQGVDVIAASFVRCAEDIESMRKCLADCGRGDMPIIAKIENRLGVENFPQIAKVADGIMIARGDLGIELSVVELPSLQKFMAKISRETGRFCITATQMLESMIRNVLPTRAEVSDIANAIYDGTSAVMLSGETASGSHPIAAVKIMRSVIQETEKNLNYMSFLEINDSESAVKVSPYLQSIGLSGIQIAEKAAAKAIIVYTESGGSPIFLSKYRPRFPIIAVTPNLSVYYRLALEWGVYPMLTEESDRTVWRHQACVYGIERGILSNYDKVLVLSRGAQMKDTNNLTLTTVNDIISASAK